The following coding sequences lie in one Zingiber officinale cultivar Zhangliang chromosome 2B, Zo_v1.1, whole genome shotgun sequence genomic window:
- the LOC122046736 gene encoding cytokinin hydroxylase-like → MTLCMGQGLSMAIKGAGLLLFLVGAVFIFWLSPLRRRRRLRQSGLDGPLPVFPLGNLMEMSRKREQEPVPPASPAGGGASVSHDIHSSVFPYFHRWSKTYGKVFVYWLGTEPFLYVADPEFLRQATAGAMSKKWGKPNVFKRDRKPMFGNSLVMVDGDDWARHRHIISPAFSVTNLNSMTILMAETTEKMLREWSGRVAAGLPEMDVEKDITENAAEIIAKASFGMSEEKGKKVFEKLRRMQAMLFRTNRLVGVPFGDLFTAAKSYEAWRLGKEIDRLLYAIIDARKCQNSHNDGDQEDLLGLLLKQGRELTTRELVDECKTFFFGGHETTALALTWTLLLLGLHPEWQSALRKEVMEVTGETETAALDSAALSKLTKMGWVWNEVLRLYSPAPNAQRQARAEVQVGEVAIPEGTNMWVDVVGMHHDKALWGDDANEFRPERWSGEVASAAAERGGCRHRMGFLPFGFGGRICVGRNLTAMEFKIVLSLVLRRFAWSVSPAYSHSPRIMLSLRPSNGVRLILRNFNEEEDKKY, encoded by the exons ATGACGTTGTGCATGGGTCAGGGATTGAGCATGGCAATCAAGGGAGCCGGCCTGCTCCTCTTCCTCGTCGGAGCCGTCTTCATCTTCTGGCTGTCACCGCTCCGGCGCCGCCGCCGCCTGAGGCAGAGCGGCCTCGACGGACCCCTTCCCGTTTTCCCTCTAGGAAACTTGATGGAGATGAGTAGGAAGAGAGAACAAGAACCAGTGCCGCCAGCTTCTCCGGCCGGCGGCGGTGCCTCCGTCTCTCACGATATACACTCTTCCGTGTTCCCTTACTTCCACCGGTGGAGCAAAACTTACGGGAAAGTGTTCGTCTACTGGCTCGGAACAGAACCGTTCTTGTACGTCGCCGACCCGGAGTTCCTTCGGCAGGCCACCGCCGGCGCCATGAGCAAGAAATGGGGGAAGCCCAACGTGTTCAAGCGCGACCGGAAGCCCATGTTCGGCAATAGCCTTGTCATGGTCGACGGCGATGACTGGGCACGCCACCGCCATATCATCTCGCCGGCGTTCTCCGTCACCAATCTCAAT AGTATGACAATCTTGATGGCGGAGACGACGGAGAAGATGTTGAGGGAGTGGAGCGGGAGGGTGGCGGCTGGACTCCCGGAGATGGACGTGGAGAAGGACATCACGGAGAACGCGGCGGAGATCATCGCGAAGGCGAGCTTCGGAATGAGCGAGGAGAAGGGGAAGAAGGTGTTCGAGAAGCTGCGGCGGATGCAGGCGATGCTGTTCCGGACGAACCGCCTCGTCGGCGTGCCCTTCGGCGACCTCTTCACGGCGGCGAAGTCGTACGAGGCGTGGCGGCTGGGGAAGGAGATCGACCGCTTGCTCTACGCCATCATCGACGCCAGGAAGTGCCAGAATTCGCATAATGACGGCGACCAGGAGGATCTGCTCGGGCTGCTGCTGAAGCAGGGGCGCGAGTTGACGACGCGCGAGCTGGTGGACGAGTGCAAGACGTTCTTCTTCGGCGGGCACGAAACGACGGCGCTGGCGCTGACGTGGACTCTACTGTTGCTGGGGCTCCACCCTGAGTGGCAGTCGGCGCTGCGGAAAGAGGTCATGGAGGTCACCGGAGAAACAGAGACGGCGGCGCTCGACTCCGCCGCGCTCTCTAAGCTCACCAAG ATGGGGTGGGTTTGGAACGAGGTGCTGAGGTTGTACTCGCCGGCGCCCAACGCGCAGAGGCAAGCTCGGGCGGAGGTGCAGGTGGGGGAGGTGGCGATCCCGGAGGGGACAAACATGTGGGTGGACGTGGTGGGGATGCACCACGACAAGGCGCTCTGGGGGGACGACGCGAACGAGTTCCGGCCAGAGAGGTGGTCAGGGGAGGTGGCGTCAGCGGCGGCGGAGCGCGGTGGGTGTCGACACAGGATGGGGTTCCTGCCCTTCGGGTTCGGGGGCAGAATCTGCGTTGGGAGGAACCTGACGGCGATGGAGTTCAAGATCGTGCTCAGCCTCGTGCTGCGAAGGTTCGCGTGGTCGGTGTCGCCGGCGTACTCCCACTCGCCGCGGATCATGCTGTCGCTCCGCCCATCGAACGGCGTTCGCCTCATCCTTCGGAACTTCAACGAAGAAGAGGACaagaaatattaa